TGTAGCCGCCTTCGGAGACCGGTGGACCGTGGAACGCTGCGACTCGGCAGCAGGGATGCCCTCGCTCAAGATGCGCTCGATCTCGGACACGGGGATGCGCTGGTGCCCGTTGACATCCACCGTCTTGATGCGACCCGAGGCGATGAACTGCGCCAGGGTGGTGGCCCGGTCCACCCCGAGGCGACGGGCGGCCTCCTTCTTCGACAACAGCCTGGAACTGGCCTTGCGCTGCTGG
The window above is part of the Cystobacter ferrugineus genome. Proteins encoded here:
- a CDS encoding helix-turn-helix domain-containing protein; translated protein: MPCVECLKAMEPEERAVEVNRHLLARLSAGSGFLALPVPTVSSVPTRQQRKASSRLLSKKEAARRLGVDRATTLAQFIASGRIKTVDVNGHQRIPVSEIERILSEGIPAAESQRSTVHRSPKAATSRPSESLGAEIRKLKF